The genomic interval AACTGCGTGCGCGGTAGCACGTGCCGTGGCTCCCGGAATGAACGCTCCCTCCCGGAGTTGGGGGGCGCTGCCCTCGTTCCGCGAGTCGTCCATGTCCCGTCCTGCCTCACTTCTCGCAGTGCTCTCCCTCCTCTCCGTTCCCGCCGCCCACGCCGCCGATGCTCCCGTCTCGGAGGGTGCTCGCTGGTGGAAGCACGTGGAGTTCCTCGCCAGTGACGCGCTGGAGGGGCGGAACACGGGCAGCGAGGGCTACCGCAGGGCCGCGGCCTATGTCGCCGAACAGCTCGCCGCCGCCGGGGTGAAGCCGGGGGCCGGCGAGAGCTACCTCCAGGAGTTGGACCTGGTGTCGCGCCGGTTGGTGGAGGAGCGCTCGCGTCTGGTGCTGGTGCGCGGGGGCAAGGAGCTGCCGCTGACACCAGGCCAGGACGTCGTCATCTCCTCGCGCATGGGTGAGTCGGGCAAGGTCGATGCCCCCATGGTGTTCGTGGGCTACGGCCTCTCCATCCCCGAGGCGGGGCACGATGAGCTCGCCGGGGTGGACCTGCGAGGAAAGATCGCGGTCATCCTCCAGGGAGGCCCCGAGAAGATTCCGGGCGCGCTGCGGGCCCACCATGGCTCCATGAGCGAGCGGGTGACGGCATTGAAGAAGGCGGGGGCGGTGGGGCTCGTCGTCCTGCAGAATCCCAAGCTCATGGAGGTGCCCTGGGAGCGCGTCGCGGGGGCTCGCAAGATGGCCTCGATGATGTTCGCCGACCCGGCCCTCAACGATGACCAGGGATTGAAGGTGAGCGTCACCGTCAACGCGGCGCGCGCGGGGAAGCTGTTCGCGGGGGCCCCGCACTCCTACGAGGCACTGGTCGCGCTGGCCAACGCGGACAAGCCGCTGCCGGGGTTCGAGCTGCCCTCGCGCCTGAAGGCCGAGCTCGTCTTCGAGACCGAGCCGGTGAAGTCCGCCAACGTGGTGGGCGTGCTGCCCGGGAGCGATCCCTCGCTCGCCAGGGAGTACGTGGTCGTCTCCGCGCACCTGGACCACGTGGGCGTGGGCGAGCCGGTGAAGGGGGACCGCATCTACAACGGCGCCATGGACAACGCCTCGGGCGTGGCGGCGGTGATCGAGCTGGCGCGGGCGCTCCAGGCCTCGGAGACGAAGCCGAAGCGCTCGGTGCTCTTCGCCCTGGTGACGGGCGAGGAGAAGGGCCTGCTGGGCTCGAAGTACTTCGCGGCCCGCCCCTCCGTGCCGCGCGAGAGCCTGGTGGCGGACCTCAACCTGGACATGTTCCTGCCCCTCTTTCCCTTCACCCACGTGGTGGCCTTCGGCATGGAGGAGTCCACCCTCGCCGCGCCGCTGCGGCAGGTGGCCGAGGCCCAGGGCGTGAAGGTGCAGGCGGACCCGCAGCCCAATCGCATGGGCTTCATCCGCAGCGACCAGTACTCCTTCATCCGCGAGGGCGTGCCCTCCCTGGCCTTCAAGTTCGGCTTCGAGCCGGGCTCCAAGCAGGAGAAGCTCCAGAAGCAGTGGTACAGCGAGCGCTACCACGGACCCGCGGATGACTTGTCGCAGCCCGTGGACAAGGAGGGCGCGGTGAAGTTCGTCCGGATGCTCACCGCGCTCACCCGCTCCGTGGCGGATGCGCCCGAGCGCCCGCGCTGGAACGAGCAGAGCTTCTTCCGCCGCTTCGCCAGACCATAGTTTTTCAGGCACACCCCACCGTTCAAAATCCCATCGAGCGTGGAGCGACGGGGCCGAATCCTGTCATTCCGGTCCCCCCCGCGTGGCATGAATGCCTCGACGTCGAGCACATGCGGAGGCATTCATGCAGCTACACAGGGGCCGATTGTTCGACCATGTCCACCTGCGCGTCCGGGATGTCGAGGCGAGCAAGCGCTTCTACCGAGGTGTCCTGGAGGTCTTCGGGATTCCGCTGGGCGCCGAGGGCGCCGACTGGTTCTGGGCCGACGAGCTCTACGTGAGCCATGGCGACGCTCCGACGCAGCGCGTGCACCTCGCCTTCCAGGCGCCGGACCGGGAGACGGTGCACCGCTTCCACGCCGCGGCCCTCTCCGCTGGTGGCCGTGACAACGGGGCTCCCGGCGAGCGCCCCTACCATCCCGGCTACTACGCGGCCTTCGCCCTGGATCCCGATGGCAACAACATCGAGGCCGTGTTCCACGGGCCCACGAAGCGCACTGCGGGGTCGGTCATCATCACCGCTGGCGGGTAGAACGACCTGATGGCACAGCTCAAGCGTCTCGCCGCCGAGCGCGCGGCGGAGTTCATCCAACCGGGCATGGTGGTGGGGCTCGGCTCGGGTAGCACCGCGGCCTTCGTGGTGCACCGGCTGGCCGCCTTGCGCGCGGAGGGCAAGCTGACCGACGTGGTGGGGGTGCCCACCTCGGTGGAGACGGAAGCGCTGGCGCGCTCGTTGGGGATTCCCCTCACCACCCTGGAGGAGCATCCGGTGGTGGATCTCACCATCGACGGGGCGGACGAGGTGGATCCCCAGCTCCGCCTCATCAAGGGTGGGGGAGGGGCGCTGCTGCGGGAGAAGATCGTCGCCCAGGCCAGCCGGCGGGAGATCATCGTGGTGGACGCGGGCAAGCTGTCACCCCGGCTGGGAACGCGCTGGCCCGTGCCCGTGGAGGTGCTGCCCTTTGGCTGGTGCTCGCAGGCGCTCTACCTGGAGGGACTGGGCGCGCGCGTCACCCGGCGCGAGGGCCGTGACGGGACGCCCGCTCGGACGGATCAGGGCAACCTCATCCTCGACTGCGCCTTCGGCCCCATCGAGGACCCGGAGGCGCTGGCCGCGAGGCTGGAGGCGCGGGCCGGAATCATGGCGCATGGGCTGTTCATCGGCCTGACCTCGGAGCTGGTGGTGGCCAGCCCGGAGGGCGTGGAGCACCGCCTGCCGGAGTGAGTCCAACCAGGCGGACGATGCGGCGCTCTCCTGCCTGCCTGTTCCCTCGGCCCCGCATACCCGGGTGCTTACTTGTTGGGGGACTCCTTCCTGGGGGTAACACACATGTCATTGGAAACACTCGTCATCTGGCTTTTCGTCGGACTCATCGCGGGGTGGCTCGCCTCGGCGGTGGTGGGGGGCGGCTACGGAATCGTCGGAGACATCGTCGTCGGTATCGTCGGCGCGTTCCTGGGTGGCTGGCTCTTCCGGGCACTTGGAGTCGGCGCTCCCGGAAGTGGCATCGTGTCCACCATCATCGTCGCCTTCGTGGGAGCGTGCGTCTTGCTCCTCATCTTGAGAGCGCTCCACCGCACGAGATACCGCTCTACATGATGTAGCGGGCCGGGCGGGCGTGTGTCACGGCCCGCCCGGTCCGAGGTTGGCGCCGTCGAAGCAGGCATTCGTCAGGTTCGCCCGGTCGAACTGAACCCTCTCGCAGTCCCGGGTGTTGGATTCGCGTCACGGCTTCCGCCCTCACAGCACATTTGCCATCAGGCCGTGCCCCCTGTGTCAGACGTCTGATTTTTGCTCGGGGCGGGAAGCCCGTGGTGCGATCCTGCTTCCGAGGAGCCTGCGATATGGGCATCGATTTCAAGGCCGTGAAACAGTGGCGGCGGTCGTTCGATCGTCGCGTGGGACTCGTGGCGGGACTGGCGCTGGTGGGGGCCGCGGGGCTGCTGGCCCTGCCGGGCCTCTCGGGCACGGTGCCGGTACCGGAGATGGCCGCGTGCTGCACGGGCGCCACCGCGCTGGGTGACACGATGATCAACGCCTCGGGAGGAGGCGACAAGGACTTCTTCGAGGCTCCGTCCAGCCCGCCCGGCGCCATCTTCCTGCTGGGCAACAACGAGTCCATGTTGGACTACGTCGAGTTCCTGCCCGAGGTGGGCGACACCTCGAAGATGGGGTGCTCGGATCCGGCCCTGGTCGACGCGATGAAGTGGTTCGACCGGAACAGCCCGGACCCGAAGCTCAACGGCTCCGTGCCCATCGATCCGGACCCGGAGTTCTCCTCCACGGAGAAGCACTTCTTCGATCCGGACAAGTTCTATCACTCGCGCGGCCGGCGACTGTCGTGGCGCAGGGATGATGATCCGTTCTCGCTCGACATCGACATGCGGAGCACGTTCGGGTTCACCGACACGATGCAGGTCTGTGGCAACGCGGTGGGTTGGAGCGAGCCGTGGGGCTCGCCCGTCTACGCCGAGTGCCAGAAGTGTCTGGCGGACAAGGGCTGGTGGCGCGGGCCCATGGCCACCCTGCCCGCGGATCCCAGCACCGGCCCGCTGCCCGTCGAGGCGCGGCGCAGGTGGATCCTCAGCGGCCGCGTGCTCAACGTGAACCCGCCCAAGTTCGTGGCGGCGCGCAAGGTGCTCAAGGACGTCATCGCCACCGTGAGCGGCATGCGTGTGGGCGTGGCCACGTTCGGCCCCGACCATGGCTGGTTCGATCCGCCGGTGCTGCTGCGGCCCCTGAAGCCGGGCTGCGACAAGGTCTTCCCGCTCATGGACGAGTCGGCGCTCGCCAAGCCCGAGCTGTACAAGGCCATCAACTCCATCGCCTTCCGCAATGACGAGCGCTCCATCGGCGAGGCGCTCTTCGGCCTGGGTGGGTACTTCTCCTCGCAGAAGGTGGATGGCCGATGGGCGAGCTGGTTCTCCAATCCCATCAATCCGGGCTGGGGCTGGCCGGGGTGCTGCAATGGTGGCACCTACGACAACCCCGTGAATGGCCAGGACGGCGCACCCTGGGGCGCTCAATCCCCCGATGAGTGGCTCAAGGACACCCAGCCGTGGGAGCTGGGGGGCCAGGACCGCTCCGTCTGCGTCGCCTGTCAGGCCAGCTCCGTCATCGTGCTGACGGACGGCTCGCCCCGGTACGACAACTCAGTGCCCATCACGAAGATGATGGAGTTGCTGAAGGCGCGGGGCGCGCGGCACCCGGACGGAACGCCGCTCACGTTCGACTCGAGCAATCCCGAGACGAACACGAACCCGGGCGGCGTGAACTACTGTGACAAGTTCGGCGCCACGAAGGAGGACTGCGACTACGCCAACTGGCCCACGGGCCTGGCGAAGACGAACAAGAACTTCATGGACGACGTGGCCTTCTTCCTCGCCAACGCGGACCTGCGCGGTGACCTGGAGGGAGACCAGTCGGTGACCACGTACACCATCGGCTATGGCGACAACAGCCCGATGCTCCAGAGCATCGCGGCGGCCGGCAAGGGCAGGTTCTTCCGCGCGAACAACGCGGACGAGCTGCGCGACGCCATCCTGGCCGCGATCGGTGAGGTGAAGGAGATCTCCACCTCGTTCTCCGCCGCCAACCTCTCGGCGGTGCAGGCCGGCGGGATGCAGTCCTCCACCTACGTGCCACGCTTCATCCCGCGCCGCGACCGGCCGTACGAGGGGCACCTGTACCGCTTCTTCCTCTACAGCGAGTTCACCCAGGGCTGTGAGCCGTCCCGGGCGAAGAGCCCGGCGGGAGATGCACACGACCTCAATGGCGACAAGGACTGTGACGACTCGTTCTTCATGGACAGGCCGGCCGGCTTCACGACCGTGCCGGGCGCGCTGCCGGACATCGCCAGCTTCACCAGCGCCAACATCGTGCAGGAGAACGTGGATGGGGCCTGGGTGAAGGTGAAGACGGCCACCGTCAATAGCGAGGGCCGGCTGGTGGGCGGCACCGCGGCACAGCCCTTCTGGGATCTGTCCGAGACGCTCGGCAAGCGCAGCGCGAGCGCTCCGTGTGACCCCAATGACCCGCTCAACCCCACCGGTGGCCGCTGCATCTTCACGCTCATCGACCGCGACAAGGATGGCCGGTTCACCGCGGCGGACAACCCGCCCGTGCCCTTCGACCTGGCCCACCGCGCCGAGCTGAAGCAATACCTGCTGGCGGCGGGTGATGGTTTCTGCGCCGGGGCCTTCTCGAAGCTGCCAAAGGCCTGGACGGGCACGGCCGCGCAGCAGGAGGAGTGCGTCGACCTGCTCATCGGCTTCGTGCGCGGCGCGGACGTCTTCGACTACGACGGCGACCTGAACACCAGCGAGGACCGGCCGTGCTCGGACGATGTGTCGCGCTCCTGCAAGCTCGCGGACATCTTCCACTCCTCGCCGGTGACGGTGGACCCGCCCGTCGAGCCCCTGCTGTGCTCGCTGGGGCTGAGCGGCCAGTGTCTGTCCACCCTCTACGAGGACTTCACCGCGTCGGTGTCGTCCGAGACGCCGTGCACCACGCCGGCCGCGGGCAAGCCCTGCTACGCGGCCACGCCCATGAACCCGCCTCGTGGCTCCATCCCCAACCGGTACGGGGCCTATGATGTGTTCCGCCAGGCATACGCCGGGCGCGAGCGCATCGTGCTGGTGGGCTCCAATGGCGGCATGCTCCACGCCGTGCACGCGGGCGCGTCCATCTCTTCCCGGCAGAAGAAGAACGCCTTCGACGACGCGCACGACCTGGGCACCGGCCAGGAGCTGTGGGCCTTCATCCCGCCAGACCTGCTGCCCAAGCTGGGCCTGATGATGAACGGCCACGAGTTCTACGTGGATGGCACGGCCATGGTGCGCGACCTCTGGGCGGACGGCTCCGCGGGGAGCGCCGCCAACGATGTGAAGGAGGCGGACGAGTTCCACTCCGTCGCCATCCTCACCGAGCGCTCCGGTGGCCAGCGCTTCGTCGCGCTGGATGTGACGAACCCGCGCGAGATGTTGAAGCCGGATGGCAAGCCCTTCCGCTGGATGTTCCCCAACGCGTGTGATCCGGAGTCGAGCGCCATGGGCCAGTCCTGGGCGAACTTCGCGCCCAAGCCTCCGCCGATGGGTCCGGTGCGGCTCGCGAAGAACAACTCGCGCGGCTGGGAGGAGCGGTGGATCGCCATGCTCAACGGCGGTTACAGCGCCGACCTCGCGAGGGGCCGTGGCGTGTACATGCTGGATGCCTGGACGGGACGGAAGCTGTGGTCGTTCACGGACGAGGTCCAGCATCGGATGATGCCCATCGCGGCCGCGCCGGCCCTGGTGGACATCGGCCGGGCGGAGGATCTGCGGATGGACCTGGATGGTTTCTTCGACACGATGGTCGTCGGAGACCTGGGCGGCCAGGTGTGGACGTTCCGCTTCCACGAGCCGGGCGTGTTGGGGAGCGACGGGCTGGTGCAGAACTGGTTCGGCGCGCGCTCGCTGGAGATGGCGCGTGATGGCAAGGCCCACCAGAAGCAGCCCTTCTTCCACCTGGCCTCCACCGTGCGTCAGCCGGAGACGGGTTGGCTGCGCGCCTTCCTGGGCACCGGCGAGCGTCAGCACCTGCGCTCCAAGGAGGGTACGAACTGCGGTCCGGACGACCTGCTGGCCTGCGTGCGGATGAAGTGTGACGTGGAGGCCGAGCTCACCGCCGACCTCAATGGCCAGCTGCGCAAGTACGCGATCGAGTACGACGATGGGGTGCTGGTGAAGAACACCGGGTCCCTCTCGGGGACGGTGGGCGCCACGTGCTCGTCCTCGCGGATGGAGCTGACCCACCTGCGCATCCAGTGCGACAAGAGCACGGCGCTGGGCAATGGCTCCTATCGCTTCCCCGCCTCGGGGCCGGCGGCCAGCACCGACGCCGAGTGCTCCAAGGCGGGCGGCGAGTGGTCGTGCGCGCTGACCCAGCTGCCCACGGACTCGCACGGTGACCTGGAGCTGGGCGCGGATGTCAGCAAGGTGCCGCACAACCGCTACTTCGGCTTCCACGCGTATGGCGGTTCGCAGCGCCGCTTCCGCGATGCGGCCGAGGCCCTCGCGTTCGACGACATGCGCGTGACGGAAGGCAGCTCGCTGGTGGATGTCACCATCCCCGACAACGCCTATCAGACCTACGTGCACCCGACGCAGGGTCCCGTGCGCTACGTGCCCACGAGCGCGCTGGCGTCGCTCCCGCGGGGGACCGCGGAAGGGGCTGGCTGGTTCATGCGGTACGGGGGACCGCAGGAGAAGACGGCCGCGGGCTCGGCCGTGCTGGGCGGCATCGTGTTCTGGCCCAGCTTCTCGCCGCCCACGAGCACCCTCGTGTCCGCCTGCAGGCTGGTGGGCTCGGGTGACCTCAGCCGCTCGTGGCAGGCGGACGTCATCACCGGACTGCCGGACCAGTCGGCGGGCTTCCAGTTGGTGGACGCGGACGGCAATCCGCTCGGGTTCATGCCCTCCAAGACACGTGACGCGTGGGCTCCGCCTCCAGAGCCCGCGGCGGTCGTCTCGGTCTCCCCCTCGGGCGGCGTGCGCTACGAGGTGGTGATGCCAGGCGTGGGCGCGTCGCCCGTGACGGAGACGCTGCGCGAGCGCCAGAACACCACTCCGGACATCTCCTGGCTGGAGGTGCCTCGCAACCTGCACGTCTGTCGCCACGAGAACGCACAGGCCTGTCTGGAGTGACCCGGCCGCTCCCGCTGTAGAGAAGCTCTACAGCGCGGCTCGCGATTCCATTCCCCGTCGCTCCGCCGCTCGCACTGTCCGTCGCAGCAATCCAGCCGCGCTGGAAAGTCAAGGCGACACTGCCTGTTGAGTGGAGTGCGAACAGCCATCCTTTTGAGTGGGTGGGTTGCTTTCGGCCCTTCAGAGCGTTTCTGATCTGTAACGGAGCTCCGGTCGTCGTCACACCCCAGCCCAAATGGGAGGCAGTCACGCATGCAGCTCAACATCACCTTCCGCCAGTTCGGCTCGTCCGATTCCCTCAAGGAGTACGCGAAGGAGAAGGTCGAGCGGGTGAACAAGTACCTGGACCGAGCCGGTGAGGCCCATGTGGTGCTGTCGCTCGAGCGGCACCTGCATCACGCGGAGATCACCATCCACTCCGGTTCCTGGGTGCTGCGCGGCAGGGACAAGAGCGAGGACATGTACGCGTCCATCGACATGGCGATGGACAAGATCGAAGCCCAACTCCGCAAGTACAAGGAGAAGATCAAGAACCACCACGGACGCGAGCGGGTGCACCACCGGCAGGAGCTGGTGAACCACCTGAAGGTGCGCCACAAGGTCTTCGAGCTGCCCGAGGAGTTCATTCAGGAGGAGTCCTCCGCCGAGGCCCCCGTCGCCCAGGCGCCCGCGGCCCAGCCCGCGC from Archangium lipolyticum carries:
- a CDS encoding VOC family protein — its product is MQLHRGRLFDHVHLRVRDVEASKRFYRGVLEVFGIPLGAEGADWFWADELYVSHGDAPTQRVHLAFQAPDRETVHRFHAAALSAGGRDNGAPGERPYHPGYYAAFALDPDGNNIEAVFHGPTKRTAGSVIITAGG
- a CDS encoding pilus assembly protein — encoded protein: MGIDFKAVKQWRRSFDRRVGLVAGLALVGAAGLLALPGLSGTVPVPEMAACCTGATALGDTMINASGGGDKDFFEAPSSPPGAIFLLGNNESMLDYVEFLPEVGDTSKMGCSDPALVDAMKWFDRNSPDPKLNGSVPIDPDPEFSSTEKHFFDPDKFYHSRGRRLSWRRDDDPFSLDIDMRSTFGFTDTMQVCGNAVGWSEPWGSPVYAECQKCLADKGWWRGPMATLPADPSTGPLPVEARRRWILSGRVLNVNPPKFVAARKVLKDVIATVSGMRVGVATFGPDHGWFDPPVLLRPLKPGCDKVFPLMDESALAKPELYKAINSIAFRNDERSIGEALFGLGGYFSSQKVDGRWASWFSNPINPGWGWPGCCNGGTYDNPVNGQDGAPWGAQSPDEWLKDTQPWELGGQDRSVCVACQASSVIVLTDGSPRYDNSVPITKMMELLKARGARHPDGTPLTFDSSNPETNTNPGGVNYCDKFGATKEDCDYANWPTGLAKTNKNFMDDVAFFLANADLRGDLEGDQSVTTYTIGYGDNSPMLQSIAAAGKGRFFRANNADELRDAILAAIGEVKEISTSFSAANLSAVQAGGMQSSTYVPRFIPRRDRPYEGHLYRFFLYSEFTQGCEPSRAKSPAGDAHDLNGDKDCDDSFFMDRPAGFTTVPGALPDIASFTSANIVQENVDGAWVKVKTATVNSEGRLVGGTAAQPFWDLSETLGKRSASAPCDPNDPLNPTGGRCIFTLIDRDKDGRFTAADNPPVPFDLAHRAELKQYLLAAGDGFCAGAFSKLPKAWTGTAAQQEECVDLLIGFVRGADVFDYDGDLNTSEDRPCSDDVSRSCKLADIFHSSPVTVDPPVEPLLCSLGLSGQCLSTLYEDFTASVSSETPCTTPAAGKPCYAATPMNPPRGSIPNRYGAYDVFRQAYAGRERIVLVGSNGGMLHAVHAGASISSRQKKNAFDDAHDLGTGQELWAFIPPDLLPKLGLMMNGHEFYVDGTAMVRDLWADGSAGSAANDVKEADEFHSVAILTERSGGQRFVALDVTNPREMLKPDGKPFRWMFPNACDPESSAMGQSWANFAPKPPPMGPVRLAKNNSRGWEERWIAMLNGGYSADLARGRGVYMLDAWTGRKLWSFTDEVQHRMMPIAAAPALVDIGRAEDLRMDLDGFFDTMVVGDLGGQVWTFRFHEPGVLGSDGLVQNWFGARSLEMARDGKAHQKQPFFHLASTVRQPETGWLRAFLGTGERQHLRSKEGTNCGPDDLLACVRMKCDVEAELTADLNGQLRKYAIEYDDGVLVKNTGSLSGTVGATCSSSRMELTHLRIQCDKSTALGNGSYRFPASGPAASTDAECSKAGGEWSCALTQLPTDSHGDLELGADVSKVPHNRYFGFHAYGGSQRRFRDAAEALAFDDMRVTEGSSLVDVTIPDNAYQTYVHPTQGPVRYVPTSALASLPRGTAEGAGWFMRYGGPQEKTAAGSAVLGGIVFWPSFSPPTSTLVSACRLVGSGDLSRSWQADVITGLPDQSAGFQLVDADGNPLGFMPSKTRDAWAPPPEPAAVVSVSPSGGVRYEVVMPGVGASPVTETLRERQNTTPDISWLEVPRNLHVCRHENAQACLE
- a CDS encoding GlsB/YeaQ/YmgE family stress response membrane protein; the protein is MSLETLVIWLFVGLIAGWLASAVVGGGYGIVGDIVVGIVGAFLGGWLFRALGVGAPGSGIVSTIIVAFVGACVLLLILRALHRTRYRST
- the hpf gene encoding ribosome hibernation-promoting factor, HPF/YfiA family, producing the protein MQLNITFRQFGSSDSLKEYAKEKVERVNKYLDRAGEAHVVLSLERHLHHAEITIHSGSWVLRGRDKSEDMYASIDMAMDKIEAQLRKYKEKIKNHHGRERVHHRQELVNHLKVRHKVFELPEEFIQEESSAEAPVAQAPAAQPAQSAPAAQSATRIVRTSEITVKPMPVDEAVMQMNLMNQDFYVFQHATTHEVCVVYRRKEDGQYGLIATHAPPTAG
- a CDS encoding M20/M25/M40 family metallo-hydrolase, with the translated sequence MSRPASLLAVLSLLSVPAAHAADAPVSEGARWWKHVEFLASDALEGRNTGSEGYRRAAAYVAEQLAAAGVKPGAGESYLQELDLVSRRLVEERSRLVLVRGGKELPLTPGQDVVISSRMGESGKVDAPMVFVGYGLSIPEAGHDELAGVDLRGKIAVILQGGPEKIPGALRAHHGSMSERVTALKKAGAVGLVVLQNPKLMEVPWERVAGARKMASMMFADPALNDDQGLKVSVTVNAARAGKLFAGAPHSYEALVALANADKPLPGFELPSRLKAELVFETEPVKSANVVGVLPGSDPSLAREYVVVSAHLDHVGVGEPVKGDRIYNGAMDNASGVAAVIELARALQASETKPKRSVLFALVTGEEKGLLGSKYFAARPSVPRESLVADLNLDMFLPLFPFTHVVAFGMEESTLAAPLRQVAEAQGVKVQADPQPNRMGFIRSDQYSFIREGVPSLAFKFGFEPGSKQEKLQKQWYSERYHGPADDLSQPVDKEGAVKFVRMLTALTRSVADAPERPRWNEQSFFRRFARP
- the rpiA gene encoding ribose-5-phosphate isomerase RpiA; this translates as MAQLKRLAAERAAEFIQPGMVVGLGSGSTAAFVVHRLAALRAEGKLTDVVGVPTSVETEALARSLGIPLTTLEEHPVVDLTIDGADEVDPQLRLIKGGGGALLREKIVAQASRREIIVVDAGKLSPRLGTRWPVPVEVLPFGWCSQALYLEGLGARVTRREGRDGTPARTDQGNLILDCAFGPIEDPEALAARLEARAGIMAHGLFIGLTSELVVASPEGVEHRLPE